One window of Mediterraneibacter butyricigenes genomic DNA carries:
- a CDS encoding ABC transporter ATP-binding protein: MAGMNRRVPQGKKLGKEQLGLLKRLGAYVFRDYGRHCLAVVILILVSVLANVQGTMFMRNLIDDYITPFLLSDHPNFSPLAHAIGKVAVFYAIGVISTYLYNRIMVNVTQGTLKNMRDDLFSHMEKLPIRYFDSHAHGDIMSVYTNDIDTLRQMISQSAPQLINSAVTIVSVFVSMLILNIPLTVVSMIMVAIMVTGSKKAAGISGRQFGLQQKNLGAVNGYIEEMMNGQKVVKVFCHEEQAIAEFKELNNRLYESADKANTYANYLGPLNAQLGNISYVVCAVVGGALALNGIGGFTLGGLASFLTFNKSFSMPINQISMQLNAIVMAMAGADRIFRLMDEKEEEDEGYVTLVNAKEENGALTECEERTGRWAWKHVHQADDSVDYIELKGDVVFEDVDFGYDPKKIVLHDVNLYAQPGQKIAFVGSTGAGKTTITNLINRFYDIQEGKIRYDGINISKICKPDLRRSLGIVLQDTHLFTGTVKENIRFGKLNATDEEVVRAAKLVNADGFIRRLPNGYDTVLTGDGGSLSQGQRQLISIARAAIADPPVLILDEATSSIDTRTEQIVQDGMDRLMHGRTTFVIAHRLSTVRNSDCIMVLEQGRIIERGTHDQLIAEMGKYYQLYTGNVIGA, from the coding sequence ATGGCAGGTATGAATCGAAGAGTCCCACAGGGAAAGAAGCTGGGAAAAGAGCAGTTAGGTCTGTTGAAACGGCTTGGAGCTTACGTGTTCCGTGATTATGGCCGGCATTGTCTGGCGGTGGTGATCCTGATTCTGGTAAGTGTCCTGGCCAATGTACAGGGAACCATGTTCATGCGAAATCTGATCGATGATTATATTACACCGTTCCTTTTAAGTGACCATCCGAATTTTTCACCGCTTGCACATGCAATCGGAAAAGTGGCAGTCTTTTATGCCATCGGAGTTATTTCTACTTATCTTTACAACCGGATCATGGTCAATGTGACCCAGGGAACTTTGAAAAATATGAGGGATGATCTGTTCTCTCATATGGAAAAATTACCGATCCGATATTTTGATTCCCATGCGCATGGAGATATCATGTCGGTCTATACAAATGATATCGATACTTTGCGACAGATGATCAGCCAGAGTGCTCCGCAGTTGATCAACAGCGCGGTAACGATTGTCAGTGTATTTGTCAGTATGCTGATCCTGAATATTCCGTTGACGGTGGTGTCGATGATCATGGTGGCGATCATGGTGACCGGATCGAAAAAAGCGGCCGGAATCAGTGGACGTCAGTTTGGATTGCAGCAGAAGAATCTGGGTGCGGTCAACGGTTATATCGAAGAAATGATGAATGGGCAGAAAGTCGTAAAGGTCTTCTGTCACGAAGAACAGGCAATTGCAGAGTTTAAAGAACTCAACAACAGGCTTTATGAGAGTGCCGATAAGGCGAACACTTATGCAAACTATCTTGGCCCGTTAAATGCACAGCTTGGAAATATCAGTTATGTGGTCTGCGCCGTGGTAGGTGGAGCCCTGGCTCTTAACGGAATCGGCGGCTTTACGCTGGGAGGACTTGCAAGTTTCCTGACTTTTAACAAAAGTTTCAGTATGCCGATCAACCAGATCAGTATGCAGTTGAATGCAATCGTTATGGCGATGGCAGGGGCAGACCGTATCTTCCGTCTGATGGATGAAAAAGAAGAGGAAGACGAAGGTTATGTCACACTGGTCAATGCGAAAGAGGAAAACGGAGCACTCACAGAATGTGAAGAAAGAACCGGAAGATGGGCATGGAAACATGTACATCAGGCAGATGACAGCGTAGATTATATCGAGCTGAAAGGGGATGTGGTCTTTGAAGATGTAGACTTTGGATATGACCCGAAGAAGATCGTGCTCCATGATGTGAACCTTTATGCACAGCCGGGGCAGAAGATTGCCTTTGTGGGATCCACCGGAGCCGGAAAAACGACCATTACCAATCTGATCAATCGATTTTATGATATTCAGGAGGGAAAGATCCGCTATGACGGAATCAATATTTCCAAGATCTGTAAGCCGGATCTGCGACGTTCCCTTGGAATTGTGTTGCAGGATACTCATTTGTTCACCGGAACGGTGAAAGAAAATATTCGGTTTGGAAAATTAAATGCAACGGATGAAGAAGTCGTTCGGGCAGCAAAACTGGTCAATGCAGATGGATTTATCCGAAGACTGCCGAATGGATATGATACGGTTCTGACAGGAGACGGTGGCAGCTTGAGCCAGGGGCAGCGTCAGCTGATCTCCATCGCAAGGGCAGCGATTGCAGATCCGCCGGTTTTGATTCTGGATGAAGCGACCAGTTCCATAGATACCCGAACAGAGCAGATCGTGCAGGACGGTATGGATCGCCTGATGCATGGAAGAACCACGTTCGTCATTGCACATCGACTTTCTACGGTAAGAAATTCTGACTGTATTATGGTTCTGGAACAGGGAAGAATCATTGAGAGAGGAACCCATGATCAGCTGATTGCGGAAATGGGCAAATATTATCAGCTGTATACAGGAAATGTGATCGGGGCGTAA
- a CDS encoding SDR family NAD(P)-dependent oxidoreductase: MSFEGKIAVVTGAGSGIGAGISEGIAKRGGKVYVTDLRLDAATQVAEDLKAKGYLAEAMHLDVTDEKEIHTVVEEIIAAEGYIDFWINNSGISIITPFFKHTDEIWDKTLNINLTSQFKCCREVIPHMTPERGGSIINMSSQAGKAGTDAYQAYCASKSGVIGLTQSLAREFGPQGIRINALCPGIIVTPMWDQQIDDYAAKRNIRPDEVMERFRVRIPLRRLGSPEDVANVACFLLSDEASYLTGQALNVCGGDVMY; encoded by the coding sequence ATGTCATTCGAAGGAAAAATTGCCGTTGTGACCGGTGCTGGAAGCGGAATCGGTGCTGGAATCAGCGAAGGAATTGCCAAAAGAGGCGGTAAAGTCTACGTCACAGATCTTCGTCTTGACGCCGCAACACAGGTTGCAGAAGATCTGAAAGCCAAAGGCTATCTTGCGGAAGCCATGCATCTGGATGTAACAGATGAGAAGGAAATCCACACCGTAGTGGAAGAGATCATCGCAGCAGAAGGTTACATCGATTTCTGGATCAACAATTCCGGGATCTCCATTATCACTCCATTTTTTAAACACACCGATGAAATCTGGGATAAGACCCTGAATATCAATCTGACCTCCCAGTTTAAATGCTGTCGGGAAGTCATTCCACACATGACCCCAGAACGTGGCGGCAGTATCATCAATATGTCCAGCCAGGCCGGAAAAGCCGGAACTGATGCTTATCAGGCTTACTGTGCTTCCAAATCCGGTGTCATCGGGCTGACCCAGTCCCTGGCCAGAGAGTTTGGACCGCAGGGAATTCGAATCAACGCCCTCTGCCCTGGAATTATCGTCACCCCGATGTGGGATCAGCAGATCGATGATTATGCCGCCAAACGGAACATCCGACCGGATGAAGTCATGGAACGATTCCGTGTCCGCATCCCGCTGAGACGTCTTGGAAGTCCGGAAGATGTGGCAAATGTAGCCTGCTTCTTATTGAGCGATGAGGCTTCTTACCTGACCGGACAGGCATTAAATGTCTGTGGCGGAGATGTGATGTATTGA
- a CDS encoding 3-isopropylmalate dehydratase large subunit: MGATIIEKIIRKNTGIADAKAGDIVTTNVDRVMIHDIFIPFVAEKFEEMGFTRLWDPDKVVLIYDHLVPASQVDDTRHFRIGNAFVKKYGMKNIHRSDGICHQLMTEAGYVKPGDVVFGTDSHTTTYGCVGAFSSGIGYTEMASILGTGELWIKVPETIKVTINGTLPANVTSKDVILRLIGDLGADGATYKALEFAGDTVKNMTVASRMTIANMAIEAGAKCALFSPDEKTAEYCEIELSEDQKNLVGDPDAAYVREITYQAEDLVPVLACPSQVDNIKTVESQAGTKIDQVFIGSCTNGRLEDLQRAASILKGKKVAPFVKLIVTPASRKIYRQALADGTLLTLSEAGAIITHPGCGLCCGRTGGILSDGERVVATNNRNFLGRMGTSKVEIYLASPATAAACAIAGEIVVPE, encoded by the coding sequence ATGGGTGCTACAATCATTGAAAAAATCATTCGTAAAAATACAGGGATTGCCGACGCCAAAGCCGGCGATATCGTAACCACAAACGTAGACCGTGTGATGATCCACGATATCTTCATCCCGTTTGTTGCAGAAAAATTTGAAGAAATGGGCTTCACCAGACTGTGGGATCCAGACAAAGTGGTTCTGATCTATGACCATCTGGTTCCTGCCAGCCAGGTAGACGATACCCGTCATTTCCGCATCGGAAATGCATTTGTAAAAAAATATGGTATGAAAAACATCCATCGTTCCGACGGAATCTGCCATCAGTTGATGACCGAAGCCGGATACGTCAAACCGGGAGATGTGGTCTTCGGAACCGACAGCCATACCACAACTTACGGCTGTGTCGGCGCATTTTCTTCCGGAATCGGTTATACCGAGATGGCCAGTATCTTAGGAACCGGAGAACTCTGGATCAAAGTTCCGGAAACCATCAAAGTCACCATCAACGGAACCCTTCCGGCAAATGTAACCTCCAAGGATGTGATTCTTCGTCTCATCGGTGATCTTGGAGCCGACGGTGCCACTTATAAGGCATTGGAATTTGCCGGAGATACCGTGAAAAATATGACCGTTGCCAGCCGTATGACCATCGCAAATATGGCCATCGAAGCCGGTGCAAAATGCGCACTCTTCTCTCCGGATGAAAAAACGGCGGAATATTGTGAGATCGAGCTGAGTGAAGATCAGAAAAATCTGGTCGGAGATCCGGATGCTGCTTATGTGCGCGAAATCACCTACCAGGCAGAAGATCTGGTTCCGGTTCTTGCATGTCCCTCTCAGGTAGACAACATCAAGACCGTAGAAAGCCAGGCCGGAACAAAGATTGATCAGGTCTTCATCGGTTCCTGTACCAACGGACGTCTGGAGGATTTGCAAAGAGCAGCTTCTATCTTAAAAGGAAAAAAAGTGGCTCCTTTTGTCAAACTGATCGTGACTCCTGCCAGCCGGAAGATCTATCGCCAGGCTCTAGCAGACGGAACCTTGTTGACTCTTTCGGAAGCAGGTGCCATTATTACCCACCCCGGATGCGGGCTTTGCTGCGGACGCACCGGAGGAATCCTCTCCGACGGAGAACGTGTCGTTGCCACCAACAATCGGAATTTTCTCGGTAGAATGGGAACCTCTAAAGTCGAGATTTATCTGGCATCTCCTGCCACGGCTGCTGCCTGTGCCATTGCCGGAGAGATTGTAGTTCCGGAGTAA
- a CDS encoding LeuD/DmdB family oxidoreductase small subunit encodes MSETFTGKVWVLGDDIDTDIIIPTEYLALKTVEDMKPYAFSPLRPEMAGQIEKGDIIVAGKNFGCGSSREQAPEVIQALGIKCIIAKSFARIFFRNSINNGLLLIENPDLHDAVKEGDTIEVTVNSCIHYNGQSFPITSLPENLVEIINAGGLVKAMRHRNGLD; translated from the coding sequence ATGAGCGAAACATTTACCGGAAAGGTCTGGGTACTGGGTGACGACATCGATACCGACATTATCATCCCCACCGAATACCTGGCACTGAAAACCGTCGAAGATATGAAACCTTATGCCTTTTCACCGCTGCGCCCGGAAATGGCCGGACAGATTGAAAAGGGTGACATTATTGTTGCAGGCAAGAACTTTGGCTGCGGATCCTCCAGAGAACAGGCTCCGGAAGTGATCCAGGCTCTGGGGATCAAATGCATCATCGCAAAATCCTTTGCCCGCATCTTTTTCCGCAATTCCATCAACAACGGACTTCTCCTGATCGAGAATCCGGATCTCCATGATGCGGTAAAAGAAGGCGATACCATCGAAGTCACTGTCAACTCCTGTATCCATTACAACGGTCAGTCCTTCCCCATCACTTCTCTTCCGGAAAATCTGGTAGAGATCATCAATGCCGGTGGACTGGTCAAGGCCATGCGCCACCGTAATGGATTGGACTAA
- a CDS encoding 3-isopropylmalate dehydratase large subunit → MGMTMAEKIIACAAGVESAKAGDIHTVELDRLMSNDGTTHLTIDMYHNQLKHPQIKDVSKLVWIVDHNLPSDSPKTAASQKKMRDFAREHGITFYEGEGVCHQVMMEKHVRPGELIFGADSHTCAYGALGAFGTGVGCTDYLYAMVTGTSWLLVPETLRFNLTGKLPDGVYARDLILTIIGKIGANGANYKAMEFAGEGLKSLTMSDRISICNLCVEAGAKTALMEVDEIAMDYLHAHDREPKALFTSDEDAVFAETYDIDLSTIQPIVAKPHFVDNVVPAKESLGVKIDEAFLGSCNNGRLEDLRVGAELIKGKKVAPEVRFLVVPASRQVYQDALKEGLLDIFMESGAIVMNPNCSVCWGSCQGVIGEGETLISTGTRNFKGRAGHRDSFVYLASAATVTASAIKGEIATADMV, encoded by the coding sequence ATGGGAATGACAATGGCTGAAAAGATCATCGCCTGCGCTGCCGGGGTAGAATCCGCCAAAGCCGGTGATATCCATACTGTAGAACTGGATCGTCTGATGAGTAATGACGGAACCACTCATCTGACCATCGATATGTATCATAATCAATTAAAACATCCGCAGATCAAAGACGTCAGCAAACTGGTCTGGATCGTGGACCACAACCTTCCGTCCGACAGTCCGAAGACTGCCGCTTCCCAGAAAAAAATGCGTGATTTTGCAAGAGAACACGGCATTACCTTTTACGAGGGAGAAGGCGTCTGTCATCAGGTCATGATGGAAAAACATGTCCGTCCGGGAGAACTGATCTTCGGTGCTGACAGCCATACCTGTGCATACGGTGCGCTCGGTGCATTTGGAACCGGAGTCGGATGTACTGATTACCTTTACGCCATGGTCACGGGTACATCCTGGCTCTTAGTTCCGGAAACCCTGCGATTCAACCTGACCGGCAAGCTCCCGGACGGTGTCTATGCCCGGGATCTGATCCTGACTATTATCGGAAAAATCGGTGCCAACGGTGCCAATTATAAAGCCATGGAATTTGCCGGAGAAGGTTTAAAATCTCTTACCATGAGCGACCGCATCTCTATCTGCAATCTCTGCGTAGAAGCCGGTGCAAAAACTGCACTGATGGAAGTCGATGAAATTGCAATGGATTATCTTCATGCTCACGACCGCGAACCGAAAGCACTCTTTACCAGCGATGAAGATGCCGTATTCGCCGAGACTTACGATATCGACTTAAGCACAATCCAGCCGATTGTTGCAAAACCACATTTCGTGGACAATGTAGTTCCTGCAAAGGAAAGCCTGGGTGTGAAAATTGACGAAGCATTCTTAGGCTCCTGCAACAACGGACGTCTGGAAGATCTCCGAGTCGGAGCAGAACTGATCAAAGGAAAGAAAGTGGCTCCGGAAGTCCGTTTCCTCGTAGTTCCTGCCAGCCGTCAGGTTTATCAGGATGCCTTAAAAGAAGGACTGCTCGATATCTTTATGGAATCCGGTGCCATCGTCATGAATCCGAACTGCAGCGTCTGCTGGGGAAGCTGTCAGGGCGTAATCGGTGAAGGTGAGACTTTGATCAGTACCGGAACCCGTAACTTCAAGGGCCGCGCCGGACACCGTGATTCTTTCGTCTATCTGGCAAGTGCCGCAACCGTAACTGCTTCTGCCATCAAAGGCGAGATTGCAACTGCTGATATGGTCTGA
- a CDS encoding LeuD/DmdB family oxidoreductase small subunit, with amino-acid sequence MGKIFRFHTDVDTDQIIASQYLLFPTIDEMKQYTFESLDPEFASKVQPGDFVVACENFGCGSSREQAPSVLKALGVKAVIAKSFARIFYRNAINIGLPVIVCKDLYDHVKDQDEMELYLEDGIIKANGQTFTCTKLPAQMQQILDQGGLIASLNKED; translated from the coding sequence ATGGGAAAAATATTTAGATTTCACACCGATGTGGACACAGACCAGATCATTGCATCTCAGTATCTTCTGTTTCCGACCATCGATGAGATGAAACAGTATACGTTTGAATCTCTGGATCCGGAATTTGCATCCAAAGTACAGCCCGGAGATTTCGTAGTAGCCTGTGAAAACTTTGGCTGCGGTTCTTCCAGAGAGCAGGCCCCCAGCGTCTTAAAAGCCCTGGGTGTCAAAGCCGTGATTGCCAAATCTTTCGCCAGGATCTTTTACCGCAATGCCATCAACATCGGCCTTCCGGTCATCGTCTGCAAAGACCTCTATGATCATGTGAAAGATCAGGATGAAATGGAACTGTATTTAGAAGATGGAATCATCAAAGCCAACGGACAGACGTTTACCTGCACCAAACTGCCTGCGCAGATGCAGCAGATTCTGGATCAGGGCGGTCTGATCGCATCACTGAACAAGGAGGATTAA
- the pcrA gene encoding DNA helicase PcrA gives MSIYDSLNEQQREAVFHTEGPLLILAGAGSGKTRVLTHRVAYLIEEMGVNPWNILAITFTNKAAGEMRERVDKLVEYGAENVWVSTFHSLCVRILRREIEYIGYDRNFTIYDADDQKTLMKDVCRQVGIDTKVYKERMLLSVISSAKDEMLTPDLFEKQAGGDFNQLKIAKVYREYEKQLHANNALDFDDLLLKTVQLFETQPEILNKYQERFRYIMVDEYQDTNNVQFRLVSLLAGKYENLCVVGDDDQSIYKFRGANIKNILNFEQVFPNARVIKLEQNYRSTKTILDAANAVIRHNLGRKDKTLWTENEEGEKIHFSQFDTAYDEAEFVVGDIKKRVGSGMGTYQDYAILYRTNAQSRLFEEKFVTAGIPYKIVGGVNFYARREIKDLLAYLKTIDNGRDDLAVRRIINVPKRGIGLTTINRVQESAQARDIGFYEALQGLDLIPNIGRGASKLESFVALIEHFKLRVEELSISDLLKEIIEETGYIEVLEAEGKEEAEARIENIDELITKVVDYEDSCEEEPTLSGFLEEVALVADLDSLDENADYVVLMTLHSAKGLEFPYVYLAGMEDGLFPSYMTITADSPEELEEERRLCYVGITRAMKDLTMTCAQRRMVRGETQYNKTSRFLKEIPSELLSSGQKVGLFEKKQEEKKENPYFQAKKAFQAKPFSGASSYKSPYNSYGAGGVGFQKGKAFGTPKSGGLDYKEGDRVRHIKFGEGTVQSIVEGGRDYEVTVEFDQVGRKKMFAAFAKLKKVQ, from the coding sequence ATGAGTATTTATGATAGCTTAAATGAACAGCAGAGAGAAGCGGTGTTTCATACCGAAGGGCCTCTTTTGATCCTTGCGGGAGCAGGCTCCGGAAAAACCAGAGTCCTGACTCACAGAGTTGCATATTTAATAGAAGAAATGGGTGTGAATCCCTGGAATATCCTTGCCATCACTTTTACCAATAAGGCGGCAGGAGAAATGCGGGAACGTGTAGACAAACTGGTAGAATATGGGGCGGAAAATGTCTGGGTCAGTACCTTCCATTCTCTTTGTGTCCGGATTTTGCGCAGAGAGATTGAGTATATCGGATATGACCGCAATTTTACGATCTATGACGCAGATGATCAGAAGACCCTGATGAAAGATGTCTGCCGTCAGGTGGGAATCGATACCAAAGTTTATAAAGAACGGATGCTGCTGTCGGTGATTTCTTCTGCGAAAGATGAGATGCTGACTCCGGATCTGTTTGAAAAACAGGCGGGCGGAGACTTTAATCAGTTAAAGATCGCAAAAGTCTACCGGGAATATGAAAAGCAGTTGCATGCCAATAATGCTTTGGATTTTGATGATCTGCTGTTAAAAACGGTTCAGCTTTTTGAAACACAGCCTGAGATTCTCAACAAGTATCAGGAACGGTTCCGCTATATTATGGTGGATGAGTATCAGGATACCAATAATGTTCAGTTCCGCCTGGTAAGTCTTCTGGCTGGCAAATATGAAAATCTTTGTGTCGTGGGTGATGATGACCAGTCCATTTACAAATTTCGCGGGGCAAATATCAAGAATATCCTGAATTTCGAGCAGGTCTTTCCGAATGCCAGAGTGATCAAACTGGAACAGAATTACCGTTCGACCAAAACCATTCTGGATGCGGCAAATGCAGTGATCCGTCATAATCTGGGCAGAAAGGATAAGACGCTGTGGACGGAAAATGAGGAAGGCGAAAAGATTCATTTCAGTCAGTTTGACACGGCCTATGATGAGGCGGAATTTGTGGTAGGAGACATTAAGAAACGGGTCGGAAGCGGCATGGGAACCTATCAGGATTATGCAATCCTTTACCGGACCAATGCACAGTCCCGTCTCTTTGAGGAAAAATTTGTGACTGCGGGAATCCCGTATAAGATCGTAGGAGGCGTAAACTTTTATGCCAGACGGGAGATCAAAGATCTTCTGGCGTATTTAAAAACCATTGACAACGGAAGGGATGATCTTGCGGTGCGCCGAATCATCAACGTTCCGAAACGGGGAATCGGTCTGACGACGATCAACCGGGTGCAGGAGTCTGCACAGGCAAGAGACATCGGATTCTATGAAGCACTGCAGGGACTGGATCTGATCCCGAATATCGGAAGAGGGGCGTCCAAGCTGGAATCTTTCGTGGCGCTGATCGAACATTTTAAACTTCGTGTGGAAGAACTTTCTATCTCAGACTTGCTGAAAGAGATTATCGAAGAAACAGGTTACATAGAAGTGCTGGAAGCGGAAGGAAAAGAAGAGGCAGAAGCCAGAATTGAAAATATCGACGAATTGATCACGAAAGTGGTGGATTATGAGGATTCCTGTGAAGAAGAACCGACTTTGAGCGGTTTTCTGGAGGAAGTGGCGCTAGTTGCTGATCTGGACAGTCTGGATGAAAATGCGGATTATGTGGTGTTGATGACGCTGCACAGTGCAAAAGGTCTGGAATTCCCTTATGTCTATCTGGCAGGAATGGAGGACGGGCTGTTCCCGAGTTATATGACGATTACAGCCGACAGTCCGGAAGAACTGGAAGAAGAACGTCGGCTGTGTTATGTGGGAATTACCCGTGCCATGAAGGATCTGACCATGACCTGTGCCCAGCGAAGAATGGTACGTGGCGAGACCCAGTATAATAAAACGTCCCGTTTCCTGAAAGAAATTCCGTCGGAGCTGTTGTCTTCCGGACAGAAAGTCGGACTGTTCGAGAAAAAGCAGGAAGAAAAGAAAGAGAATCCATATTTTCAGGCAAAGAAAGCATTTCAGGCAAAGCCATTTTCAGGAGCTTCTTCCTATAAGTCTCCTTATAATTCATATGGAGCAGGCGGAGTGGGCTTCCAGAAGGGGAAAGCCTTTGGAACACCAAAGAGCGGTGGACTGGATTATAAAGAAGGAGACCGGGTGCGTCATATCAAGTTCGGAGAAGGAACCGTACAGTCGATTGTGGAAGGTGGACGGGATTACGAAGTGACCGTGGAATTTGACCAGGTGGGACGCAAAAAGATGTTTGCTGCATTTGCCAAATTGAAGAAAGTCCAGTAG
- a CDS encoding 3-deoxy-7-phosphoheptulonate synthase, translated as MQKDEERKMSMKLNHELPKPEILKQEIPMTEELKELKKKRDAEIRDVFTGKSDKFLVLVGPCSADNELAVCDYVNRLKKVSDKVQEKLLIIPRVYTNKPRTTGDGYKGMLHQPDPDKAPDLYAGIIAIRKMHLRVMKETGLTSADEMLYPENRSYLDDILSYEAVGARSVENQQHRLTASGMDIPVGMKNPTSGDLDVMLNSITAAQHPHNFIYRGWDAQTEGNELAHAILRGGVDKYGKNIPNYHYEDLARLEEMYAKRNLKNPAVIVDVNHSNSGKRHKEQIRIVSEILHSRNYDAGIKQMVKGVMIESYIEEGRQDICENLTYGKSITDPCLGWDDTERLLMEIAEKC; from the coding sequence ATACAGAAAGACGAGGAAAGAAAAATGTCAATGAAGTTAAACCATGAACTGCCAAAGCCGGAAATCCTCAAACAGGAAATTCCGATGACCGAAGAATTAAAAGAACTGAAGAAGAAAAGAGATGCAGAGATCCGGGATGTATTTACCGGAAAATCCGATAAATTTCTTGTTTTGGTGGGACCGTGTTCTGCCGATAATGAACTGGCAGTTTGTGATTATGTAAACCGTCTGAAAAAGGTTTCAGATAAAGTGCAGGAGAAATTGCTGATTATTCCGCGCGTTTACACAAATAAACCGCGTACCACAGGGGATGGATATAAGGGAATGTTGCACCAGCCGGATCCGGATAAGGCACCGGATCTTTATGCCGGAATCATTGCGATCCGAAAAATGCATCTGCGTGTCATGAAAGAGACAGGTCTGACTTCCGCAGACGAGATGCTCTATCCGGAAAACCGGAGCTACCTGGATGACATTTTGTCCTATGAAGCAGTAGGAGCAAGATCCGTCGAGAACCAGCAGCATCGTCTGACCGCCAGTGGAATGGATATTCCGGTAGGAATGAAGAACCCGACCAGCGGTGATCTGGACGTTATGCTCAACTCTATTACAGCAGCACAGCATCCGCATAACTTCATTTACAGAGGATGGGATGCACAGACCGAGGGAAATGAGCTGGCGCATGCAATCCTTCGCGGTGGCGTGGATAAATATGGAAAGAATATTCCGAACTATCATTACGAGGATCTGGCTCGTCTGGAAGAAATGTATGCGAAACGCAATCTGAAGAATCCGGCAGTTATCGTGGATGTGAACCATTCCAATTCAGGAAAGAGACATAAAGAGCAGATCCGAATTGTCAGTGAAATCCTGCACAGCCGGAATTATGACGCGGGAATCAAGCAGATGGTTAAAGGTGTAATGATCGAAAGTTATATTGAAGAAGGAAGACAGGACATCTGTGAAAATCTGACTTATGGAAAATCCATTACAGATCCATGCCTTGGATGGGATGACACAGAACGGCTCCTGATGGAAATTGCAGAGAAGTGCTAA